CCAGCCGGTTGCCCTCACCCTGGGGCCCCACGGCGCGCAGGCGCGCGGTGGGCTCATGCAACAGCTTGTTCACGATGGCTCGCCCCATGGCCTCGATGCTCTTCTTCTGCTTGTCGGTGAGCCCGTCGCCCAGGCCCAGCAGCGTGCGCTCCACCTCCGCGCGGGCAATGGCCTCCGCGCGCTGACGCAGGCGCGCCAGCACGGGCATGCCGTCGCGCAGCGCGCGCTCCCGGGCGAAGCGCGCCACCTCCTGCGCCACCAGCCCGCCCGCCTTGTGCGCCTCTTCCGCGCGCGCGGCGGTGTTGTCCGCGACGAACTTCTGGATGTCGTCCACGTCGTACGCGTGCACCCAGTCCAGCGTCCCTACCGCCGGGTCGATGTCTCGCGGCACCGCCAGGTCCACCATGAACAGCGGCCGGCCCTTGCGCGCCTTGCCCAGCGCGCCCACGTTGTCGCGCGTGAAGAGGGGCACCGGCGACGCGGTGCTCGTCACCACCACGTCCGCCGCAGCGAGCAGCGTGAAGAGTTCCTCGAAGGGCTTCGCCACCCCGCCCACCTGCGCCACCAGCGCTTCCGCGCGGGCGAGCGTGCGGTTGGTCACGATGAGCGTCCCGGCGCCCGCGTTCTTCAGGTGCCGCGCCGCCAGCTCGCCCATCTCGCCCGCGCCCACCACCAGCACGGTCTTGTCCTTGAGCCCGTCGAACACCTTGCTCGCCAGCTGCACCGCCGCGGACGCCATGGACGTCGCCGCGCGGCCCACCGCCGTCTCCGTGCGCACGCGCTTGGCGCAGCCGAACGCCGCCGCGCACGCGCGCGTCAACTCACCGCGCACCGCGCCCGCGCCCTGGCCGCGCT
The sequence above is drawn from the Corallococcus sp. NCRR genome and encodes:
- the hemA gene encoding glutamyl-tRNA reductase → MEFICIGVSHRTAPLGVRERLALPETRQTEVLQRLAQAPVEALWVSTCNRVEVYLAAPSADLARERARETLHSLGGAEALEHLYEHQGEAALVHLFRVASSLDSMVLGEAQILGQVKDAFERGQGAGAVRGELTRACAAAFGCAKRVRTETAVGRAATSMASAAVQLASKVFDGLKDKTVLVVGAGEMGELAARHLKNAGAGTLIVTNRTLARAEALVAQVGGVAKPFEELFTLLAAADVVVTSTASPVPLFTRDNVGALGKARKGRPLFMVDLAVPRDIDPAVGTLDWVHAYDVDDIQKFVADNTAARAEEAHKAGGLVAQEVARFARERALRDGMPVLARLRQRAEAIARAEVERTLLGLGDGLTDKQKKSIEAMGRAIVNKLLHEPTARLRAVGPQGEGNRLAGAAAELFGLTEAEAAAIAPDESAAPPQEARNTVVATGSRR